CCGTCTCACAATTCACTGCAGGtgaacaaaagaaaaatagTATTGGAGTTGGTAGCCACAGCTATTCTGACTACAAAGCCTTATCAGATAAACTTACTTGTATCCAAGATGCGCTGAACGTCCAATGGCGAAATCATTTTGTCCCAGTGATGCGTTCCTCTGGGTACCAGACCTAGAACATACTCGCTAAGGATTACGCCGCCGAACCAACTGGGTATAGTTTTGTTCAGACTGGTGATGAAGATGGATCCTCCAGGCTTTAAGGTGCGTACACTGGCCTCCAGCAGGGCCACTTTATCGTTGACGTGCTCCAGAACTTCAGACACTATCACCGCATCATAGCATTCGCAATTGGTCTTGGCATGTTGTTCCACAGGCTCCATTTTGTACACCACTCTGTTAGCTAGCTCTGGACTGGAGCATTTTACGTGTTCGCGAGCCGCCTCTATTAACTTCACGCCAAGATCTATGCCAGTCACCTGCGCACCAAGGCGCGCCAAGTGTTCTGTGAGCAATCCTCCGCCACATCCGACCTCCAGAATATTTTGACCAAACAACACCTTGGTGGTATTTACGTAAGCTGGCTTAACAGTGCCACGCGAAACTATGCCATCTCTGATGAAGGGAACCCTGAAAGGTGAAAAGGACTAATCAATAAACCTTTTGGACAATCTGTATAGCTTACCTAATCTCATTCAGGGCATGTAGGGCACTCATGGTTCCATTTTGATTCCACCACTCTGAGGCGTGATTCTCATGGTGCCGCACTTCCTTTTGGGTGACAGCATCCAGTGGCTTCgctgtgctgctgctccttgttAATTTGGGCACGATAGCCACTGCTGGCAAATGTCTTAGCTTgctgaaatgcaaaaatataatgtaatataaaaatgcagtTCCGAAAATAGAATTACCCGCTTGCAAACAATGAATTTCGCAGCATTTTTGCGAGAAAAACAAACTGTGATAAAAAAAACAGCTGACTTTGTTTCGTTGCCACGACAAACGCATGGGCGCACCTAAAAACATGAAGGGGGTTTAACGACTggcaaaactaattaattattatttggcaTTTTCTAATTCCAACATTGTgatgcattttgtttatttcaagAAATTTTATTCTGTcaaaagtgtatatattcATAAAGACAGAAAAAACTACATACCCTTTTCCCCATACGCAAGTACGCAGTTAAGGAATGAAATTCCTGTGAGAAGGGAacgaatggaatggaaatggggaaCTGTTTAAAGTTCCGATCTGTTTAGTTCTTTATAATTCTTTCTAGCTCTAgatcaaaaagaaaaccgaaaacttaTCAATCACCTGCCATAGCGATAAAGATAAGCAAACTTTTGTGGCTAATCGCAGTTCTTGCTATTCGTAGACATGCCGGAATACAAGAAGCTTGAGGACCAAGAGCCAGATGTGGAGAATGCCACTAGCAGCGTCCAGAACACTGTTCCCGTTCAGGACGCCGGGGAGGGACAGAGGGCGGCGGCAAGCCAGCAAGCGGGACAAATGGTGACGGTGTCCTTGTTCATGCTTCTTTTCCTTGGCAGCTCCTACTTCCaggtatatacatacatatgtacatactttatataagatttcatattttgttttttattttatttaaaccaCTTATTACTTTTTCTGCAGCCGCGGCCACGACTGCATCAATACAAAGGGGGTAGGGGTCATGGTCTGCAGGAGAAGTTTGACTGCAACATACAACTGGTAGAATCCATACCCATTGGACTAACATATCCCGACGGCAGTCCGCGATTCCTGAGCACATACGAAGCTTGGCGGAAGTTATTGGAGGGCGCCAAGACCTCACTTGACATAGCTTCCTTCTATTGGACACTGAAGGCCGAGGATACGCCCGGGGTGTCCGATAACAGCACTCGACTGGGCGAGGATGTCTTTGCAAGACTCTTAGCCAACGGAAATGGCGGAAGCAGGTCGCCCAGGATTAAAATTCGCATTGCCCAGAGCGAACCCTCTAGTGTGTCACCCAATTTAAACACAAAGTTGTTAGCCAGCGCTGGTGCTGCCGAAGTTGTGAGCATCTCGTTTCCCAAGTACTTTGGCAGTGGAGTGCTTCACACCAAGCTGTGGGTGGTTGACAACCAACACTTTTATCTGGGGAGCGCCAATATGGATTGGCGGGCCCTGACCCAAGTCAAGGAGATGGGCGTGCTAGTCCAGAACTGCCCAAGACTGACCAATGATGTGGCCAAGATCTTTGGAGAGTACTGGTACCTAGGCAACAGTGAAAGTTCTCGCATTCCCTTCTGGGACTGGAATTACCATACCGCCTACAATTTGGAACAGCCCATGCAGCTGCGTGTAAACACAAATATTACTATGGAGGGCTTCCTATCTAGCGCACCGCCTCCCCTTTCAGCCTCGGGACGAACAAACGACCTGGACGCTATCCTTAACACTATTAACACAGCCATAACTTACGTAAATATTGCGGTTATGGACTATTATCCACTGATCATTTACGAAAAGAATCACCACTATTGGCCGTTTATCGACGACGCTCTGCGAAAGGCTGCTGTAGAACGGGGCGTGGCTGTGAAGCTCCTAATTTCGTGGTGGAAGCACTCCAACCCTAGTGAGGACCGGTATCTCAGGTCACTGCAGGACTTGGCTTCCAAAGAAGACAAAATTGATATACAAATACGTCGATTTATAGTGCCGACTGATGCGAGCCAGGAGAAGATTCCCTTTGGTCGTGTGAATCACAACAAGTATATGGTTACAGATCGAGTGGCTTACATCGGAACTTCCAACTGGAGTGGAGACTACTTTACGTACACCGCTGGCATTGGCCTGGTTCTAAGTGAAACCCTTGAGACCGAGTCCACTAATACCCTAAGAAGCGATCTGCGAAATGTTTTCCAGCGAGACTGGAATAGCAAGTACGCCACACCGCTGGGATAATCACATAATGTCGTTGTTTGActccatttattttatttctccCAATGTTATTTGAAGTATTTTAGCACTCCACAGTTGTTCAATCC
This sequence is a window from Drosophila santomea strain STO CAGO 1482 unplaced genomic scaffold, Prin_Dsan_1.1 Segkk79_quiver_pilon_misjoin1_scaf, whole genome shotgun sequence. Protein-coding genes within it:
- the LOC120457755 gene encoding ubiquinone biosynthesis O-methyltransferase, mitochondrial isoform X2; amino-acid sequence: MLRNSLFASGKLRHLPAVAIVPKLTRSSSTAKPLDAVTQKEVRHHENHASEWWNQNGTMSALHALNEIRDGIVSRGTVKPAYVNTTKVLFGQNILEVGCGGGLLTEHLARLGAQVTGIDLGVKLIEAAREHVKCSSPELANRVVYKMEPVEQHAKTNCECYDAVIVSEVLEHVNDKVALLEASVRTLKPGGSIFITSLNKTIPSWFGGVILSEYVLGLVPRGTHHWDKMISPLDVQRILDTMNCETVMVNGSTYDFWSNNWRWINNNQMCYALHAVKQQQREYN
- the LOC120457740 gene encoding 5'-3' exonuclease PLD3, which translates into the protein MPEYKKLEDQEPDVENATSSVQNTVPVQDAGEGQRAAASQQAGQMVTVSLFMLLFLGSSYFQPRPRLHQYKGGRGHGLQEKFDCNIQLVESIPIGLTYPDGSPRFLSTYEAWRKLLEGAKTSLDIASFYWTLKAEDTPGVSDNSTRLGEDVFARLLANGNGGSRSPRIKIRIAQSEPSSVSPNLNTKLLASAGAAEVVSISFPKYFGSGVLHTKLWVVDNQHFYLGSANMDWRALTQVKEMGVLVQNCPRLTNDVAKIFGEYWYLGNSESSRIPFWDWNYHTAYNLEQPMQLRVNTNITMEGFLSSAPPPLSASGRTNDLDAILNTINTAITYVNIAVMDYYPLIIYEKNHHYWPFIDDALRKAAVERGVAVKLLISWWKHSNPSEDRYLRSLQDLASKEDKIDIQIRRFIVPTDASQEKIPFGRVNHNKYMVTDRVAYIGTSNWSGDYFTYTAGIGLVLSETLETESTNTLRSDLRNVFQRDWNSKYATPLG
- the LOC120457755 gene encoding ubiquinone biosynthesis O-methyltransferase, mitochondrial isoform X1 — its product is MLRNSLFASGKLRHLPAVAIVPKLTRSSSTAKPLDAVTQKEVRHHENHASEWWNQNGTMSALHALNEIRVPFIRDGIVSRGTVKPAYVNTTKVLFGQNILEVGCGGGLLTEHLARLGAQVTGIDLGVKLIEAAREHVKCSSPELANRVVYKMEPVEQHAKTNCECYDAVIVSEVLEHVNDKVALLEASVRTLKPGGSIFITSLNKTIPSWFGGVILSEYVLGLVPRGTHHWDKMISPLDVQRILDTMNCETVMVNGSTYDFWSNNWRWINNNQMCYALHAVKQQQREYN